Proteins from a genomic interval of Kitasatospora herbaricolor:
- a CDS encoding amino acid ABC transporter permease produces MSSSRSASASVLYDAPGPRARTRYRAFGALAVLGIAGLLWYAYYKLDSTGQFAPELWEPFQYTAVQQRILDGLLATLKAFALAAVLSLLLGALLAAGRLSDHKPVRAVSTAVVQFFRAMPLLIMIFALYRGLFAGDPFWALVTGLTLYNGSVQAEIIRSGIEAVPRGQSEAAYALGMGKSQVMLSILVPQAVRSMLPAIISQMVVTLKDTSLGFVITYPELLYAIKIIASNSTGYPYVPTVLVATPIYIAMCLLLTALARWIEARGRRGANRRTPVPA; encoded by the coding sequence GTGAGCTCCTCCCGCTCCGCCTCGGCCAGCGTCCTCTACGACGCGCCCGGCCCGCGCGCCCGCACCCGCTACCGGGCCTTCGGCGCCCTCGCCGTGCTCGGCATCGCCGGGCTGCTCTGGTACGCCTACTACAAGCTGGACAGCACCGGCCAGTTCGCCCCCGAGCTGTGGGAGCCGTTCCAGTACACGGCCGTGCAGCAGCGGATCCTGGACGGACTGCTGGCCACCCTCAAGGCCTTCGCCCTGGCCGCCGTCCTGTCGCTGCTGCTGGGCGCGCTGCTGGCGGCCGGCCGGCTGTCGGACCACAAGCCGGTCCGCGCGGTCTCCACCGCCGTCGTGCAGTTCTTCCGCGCGATGCCGCTGCTCATCATGATCTTCGCGCTGTACCGCGGCCTCTTCGCCGGCGACCCGTTCTGGGCCCTGGTCACCGGGCTGACGCTGTACAACGGCTCGGTCCAGGCCGAGATCATCCGCTCCGGCATCGAGGCCGTCCCCCGTGGGCAGAGCGAGGCCGCCTACGCCCTGGGCATGGGCAAGAGCCAGGTGATGCTGAGCATCCTGGTGCCGCAGGCGGTCCGCTCGATGCTGCCCGCGATCATCAGCCAGATGGTGGTCACCCTCAAGGACACCTCGCTCGGGTTCGTCATCACCTACCCCGAGCTGCTGTACGCCATCAAGATCATCGCCAGCAACAGCACCGGCTACCCCTACGTCCCGACCGTCCTGGTGGCCACTCCGATCTACATCGCGATGTGCCTCCTGCTGACCGCGCTCGCCCGCTGGATCGAGGCGCGCGGACGCCGCGGCGCGAACCGGCGTACACCGGTCCCTGCTTGA
- a CDS encoding amino acid ABC transporter permease: MDILFEHGNFALLRDGFLQTVELSALAALLALLLGTLLAAFRVSPVPVLRAFGAVWVTVFRNTPLTLLFLAAVFTLPRLDVRFSPFTFAVLALGFYTAAFVCEVLRSGINTVPLGQAEAARSLGMTFGQTLRLVILPQAAKTVMGPMSSVFIALPRNSAIAGAFSVAELFQAQASLTDLGYPIVVIFFWVALPYLAISASVGVLFHYLPQIVAAAGRLVRGLSERGTPVRTETVEANQ; encoded by the coding sequence ATGGACATCCTGTTCGAGCACGGCAACTTCGCGCTGCTTCGCGACGGCTTCCTGCAGACGGTCGAGCTGAGCGCGCTGGCCGCACTGCTCGCCCTGCTGCTGGGCACCCTGCTGGCGGCCTTCCGGGTCTCGCCGGTACCGGTCCTGCGCGCGTTCGGCGCCGTCTGGGTGACGGTGTTCCGCAACACGCCGCTGACCCTGCTGTTCCTGGCCGCGGTGTTCACCCTGCCGCGGCTGGACGTCCGGTTCAGCCCCTTCACCTTCGCGGTGCTGGCGCTCGGCTTCTACACCGCGGCCTTCGTCTGCGAGGTGCTGCGCTCCGGCATCAACACCGTCCCGCTCGGGCAGGCCGAGGCCGCCCGCAGCCTGGGCATGACCTTCGGGCAGACCCTGCGCCTGGTGATCCTGCCGCAGGCCGCGAAGACCGTGATGGGCCCGATGAGCAGCGTCTTCATCGCCCTGCCCAGGAACTCCGCGATCGCGGGCGCCTTCAGCGTGGCCGAGCTGTTCCAGGCCCAGGCCTCGCTGACCGACCTCGGCTACCCGATCGTGGTGATCTTCTTCTGGGTGGCCCTGCCGTACCTGGCGATCAGCGCCTCGGTCGGCGTGCTGTTCCACTACCTCCCGCAGATCGTCGCGGCCGCCGGCCGGCTGGTCCGCGGCCTGTCCGAGCGCGGCACCCCCGTACGGACCGAAACCGTGGAGGCGAACCAGTGA